From the genome of Neomonachus schauinslandi chromosome 5, ASM220157v2, whole genome shotgun sequence, one region includes:
- the LAT gene encoding linker for activation of T-cells family member 1: protein MEAVVLIPCVLGLLLLPLLAVALCVRCRELPGSYDTAASDSLTPSSIVLKRPPTVVPWPSATSYAPVTSYPPLSQPDLLPIPRSPQPHRMLSSRPDSASANSVASYENEGTSGAPGALLAGRLGPGPGPTDRRVATPEPACEDEDEDEEEDYHNEGYLEVLPDSTPATSSAVPPASVPSNPGLRDSAFSMESGEDYVNVLESEESADVSLDGSREYVNVSQELPPMARTEPAILSSQKVEDEDYEEEEGAPDYENL from the exons ATGGAGGCCGTCGTCCTCATCCCCTGCGTGCTCGGCCTCCTGTTGCTGCCCCTGCTGGCTGTAGCCTTGTGCGTGCGCTGCAGGGAGCTGCCCG GCTCTTATGACACTGCGGCCTCTGATAG CCTGACCCCAAGCAGCATTGTGCTCAAACGGCCTC CCACGGTCGTGCCCTGGCCATCAGCCACCTCCTACGCTCCTGTTACCTCCTACCCACCCCTGAGCCAGCCGGACCTGCTCCCTATCCC GAGGTCTCCACAGCCCCACCGCATGCTATCTTCCCGGCCGGACTCAGCTAGTG CCAACAGTGTGGCAAGCTACGAGAACGAGGGTACGTCTGGGGCCCCGGGTGCCCTGCTTGCAGGCAGGCTGGGGCCTGGCCCGGGCCCCACTGATCGCCGTGTCGCTACCCCAGAGCCCGCCTGTGAGGACGAGGatgaggacgaggaggaggactATCACAATGAGGGCTACCT GGAGGTGCTTCCCGACAGCACGCCAGCCACCAGCAGTGCTGTCCCACCGGCTTCTGTGCCCAGCAACCCCGGCCTCCGAGACAGCGCCTTCTCCA TGGAGTCGGGGGAGGATTATGTGAATGTCCTCGAGAGCGAGGAGAGTGCAGACGTGTCTCTGG ATGGGAGCCGGGAGTATGTGAACGTGTCCCAGGAGCTGCCGCCCATGGCTAGGACCGAGCCTG ccatCCTGAGCTCCCAGAAGGTGGAGGATGAGGACTacgaagaggaagagggagctcCAGATTATGAGAATCTGTAG
- the SPNS1 gene encoding protein spinster homolog 1 isoform X2, whose amino-acid sequence MDRFTVAGVLPDIEQFFDIGDSSSGLIQTVFISSYMVLAPVFGYLGDRYNRKYLMCGGIAFWSLVTLGSSFIPRERFWLLLLTRGLVGVGEASYSTIAPTLIADLFVADQRSRMLSVFYFAIPVGSGLGYIAGSKVKDVAGDWHWALRVTPGLGVVAVLLLFLVVREPPRGAVERHSDSPPLSPTSWWADLRALARNPSFILSSLGFTAVAFVTGSLALWAPAFLLRSRVVLGETPPCLPGDSCSSSDSLIFGLITCLTGVLGVGLGVEISRRLRRSNPRADPLVCAAGLLGSAPFLFLSLACARGSIVATYIFIFIGETLLSMNWAIVADILLYVVIPTRRSTAEAFQIVLSHLLGDAGSPYLIGLISDHLRRNWPPSFLSEFRALQFSLMLCAFVGALGGAAFLGTAIFIEGDRRWAQLHVQGLLREAGPTDDRIVVPQRGRSTRVPVSSVLI is encoded by the exons ATGGACCGCTTCACGGTGGCTG GCGTTCTTCCAGACATTGAGCAGTTCTTCGACATCGGAGACAGCAGCTCTGGCCTCATCCAGACCG TGTTCATCTCCAGTTACATGGTGTTGGCACCTGTGTTTGGCTACCTGGGTGACAGGTACAATCGGAAGTATCTCATGTGCGGGGGCATTGCCTTCTGGTCCCTGGTGACACTGGGGTCGTCCTTCATCCCCAGAGAG CGATTCTGGCTGCTCCTCCTGACCCGGGGcctggtgggggttggggaggccaGTTACTCCACCATCGCGCCCACCCTCATCGCTGACCTCTTCGTGGCAGACCAGCGGAGCCGGATGCTCAGTGTGTTCTACTTTGCTATCCCGGTGGGCAG TGGTCTGGGTTACATTGCAGGCTCCAAAGTCAAGGATGTGGCCGGGGACTGGCACTGGGCTCTGCGG GTGACTCCAGGTCTAGGGGTGGTGGCTGTTCTGCTGCTGTTCCTGGTAGTACGGGAGCCGCCAAGGGGAGCTGTGGAGCGCCACTCGGACTCCCCGCCCCTCAGCCCCACCTCCTGGTGGGCAGATCTGAGGGCTCTGGCAAGAAA TCCTAGTTTCATCCTCTCTTCCCTTGGCTTCACGGCTGTGGCCTTTGTCACGGGCTCCCTGGCTCTTTGGGCTCCTGCGTTCTTGCTGCGTTCCCGTGTGGTCTTGGGGGAGACCCCACCCTGCCTTCCCGGAGACTCCTGCTCTTCCTCTGACAG cctcatcTTTGGGCTCATCACCTGCCTGACCGGGGTCCTGGGTGTGGGCCTGGGCGTGGAGATCAGCCGCCGCCTCCGCCGTTCCAACCCCCGGGCTGACCCACTGGTCTGTGCTGCTGGCCTCTTGGGCTCTGCGCCCTTCCTCTTCCTGTCCCTTGCCTGTGCCCGTGGTAGCATCGTGGCCACCTAT ATTTTCATCTTTATTGGAGAGACACTGCTGTCCATGAACTGGGCCATTGTAGCTGACATCCTGTTG taCGTGGTGATCCCCACACGTCGTTCCACTGCCGAGGCCTTCCAGATTGTGCTGTCCCATCTGCTGGGCGATGCTGGGAGCCCCTACCTCATTGGCCTG ATCTCCGACCACCTCCGCCGGAACTGGCCACCCTCCTTCTTGTCCGAGTTCCGGGCCCTGCAGTTCTCGCTCATGCTCTGCGCCTTCGTTGGGGCTCTGGGCGGGGCCGCCTTCCTGGGCACCGCCATCTTCATCGAGGGGGACCGCCGGTGGGCCCAGCTGCATGTGCAGG GTCTGCTGCGTGAGGCAGGGCCAACAGACGACCGAATCGTGGTGCCCCAGCGAGGCCGCTCCACCCGGGTCCCCGTGTCCAGTGTGCTCATCTGA
- the SPNS1 gene encoding protein spinster homolog 1 isoform X1, translating into MSGSDTAPFLSQADDTDDGPVPGTQGLPGPLGNSKSEDPEVPDREGLQRITGLSAGRSALIVAVLCYINLLNYMDRFTVAGVLPDIEQFFDIGDSSSGLIQTVFISSYMVLAPVFGYLGDRYNRKYLMCGGIAFWSLVTLGSSFIPRERFWLLLLTRGLVGVGEASYSTIAPTLIADLFVADQRSRMLSVFYFAIPVGSGLGYIAGSKVKDVAGDWHWALRVTPGLGVVAVLLLFLVVREPPRGAVERHSDSPPLSPTSWWADLRALARNPSFILSSLGFTAVAFVTGSLALWAPAFLLRSRVVLGETPPCLPGDSCSSSDSLIFGLITCLTGVLGVGLGVEISRRLRRSNPRADPLVCAAGLLGSAPFLFLSLACARGSIVATYIFIFIGETLLSMNWAIVADILLYVVIPTRRSTAEAFQIVLSHLLGDAGSPYLIGLISDHLRRNWPPSFLSEFRALQFSLMLCAFVGALGGAAFLGTAIFIEGDRRWAQLHVQGLLREAGPTDDRIVVPQRGRSTRVPVSSVLI; encoded by the exons ATGTCCGGGTCCGACACCGCGCCCTTCCTCAGCCAGGCGGATGACACGGACGACGGGCCCGTGCCCGGCACCCAGGGGTTACCGGGGCCCCTGGGGAACTCGAAGTCCGAGGATCCCGAGGTCCCGGACCGGGAGGGGCTGCAGCGCATCACCGGCTTGTCTGCGGGCCGTTCGGCTCTCATAGTGGCTGTGCTGTGCTACATCAACCTCCTCAACTACATGGACCGCTTCACGGTGGCTG GCGTTCTTCCAGACATTGAGCAGTTCTTCGACATCGGAGACAGCAGCTCTGGCCTCATCCAGACCG TGTTCATCTCCAGTTACATGGTGTTGGCACCTGTGTTTGGCTACCTGGGTGACAGGTACAATCGGAAGTATCTCATGTGCGGGGGCATTGCCTTCTGGTCCCTGGTGACACTGGGGTCGTCCTTCATCCCCAGAGAG CGATTCTGGCTGCTCCTCCTGACCCGGGGcctggtgggggttggggaggccaGTTACTCCACCATCGCGCCCACCCTCATCGCTGACCTCTTCGTGGCAGACCAGCGGAGCCGGATGCTCAGTGTGTTCTACTTTGCTATCCCGGTGGGCAG TGGTCTGGGTTACATTGCAGGCTCCAAAGTCAAGGATGTGGCCGGGGACTGGCACTGGGCTCTGCGG GTGACTCCAGGTCTAGGGGTGGTGGCTGTTCTGCTGCTGTTCCTGGTAGTACGGGAGCCGCCAAGGGGAGCTGTGGAGCGCCACTCGGACTCCCCGCCCCTCAGCCCCACCTCCTGGTGGGCAGATCTGAGGGCTCTGGCAAGAAA TCCTAGTTTCATCCTCTCTTCCCTTGGCTTCACGGCTGTGGCCTTTGTCACGGGCTCCCTGGCTCTTTGGGCTCCTGCGTTCTTGCTGCGTTCCCGTGTGGTCTTGGGGGAGACCCCACCCTGCCTTCCCGGAGACTCCTGCTCTTCCTCTGACAG cctcatcTTTGGGCTCATCACCTGCCTGACCGGGGTCCTGGGTGTGGGCCTGGGCGTGGAGATCAGCCGCCGCCTCCGCCGTTCCAACCCCCGGGCTGACCCACTGGTCTGTGCTGCTGGCCTCTTGGGCTCTGCGCCCTTCCTCTTCCTGTCCCTTGCCTGTGCCCGTGGTAGCATCGTGGCCACCTAT ATTTTCATCTTTATTGGAGAGACACTGCTGTCCATGAACTGGGCCATTGTAGCTGACATCCTGTTG taCGTGGTGATCCCCACACGTCGTTCCACTGCCGAGGCCTTCCAGATTGTGCTGTCCCATCTGCTGGGCGATGCTGGGAGCCCCTACCTCATTGGCCTG ATCTCCGACCACCTCCGCCGGAACTGGCCACCCTCCTTCTTGTCCGAGTTCCGGGCCCTGCAGTTCTCGCTCATGCTCTGCGCCTTCGTTGGGGCTCTGGGCGGGGCCGCCTTCCTGGGCACCGCCATCTTCATCGAGGGGGACCGCCGGTGGGCCCAGCTGCATGTGCAGG GTCTGCTGCGTGAGGCAGGGCCAACAGACGACCGAATCGTGGTGCCCCAGCGAGGCCGCTCCACCCGGGTCCCCGTGTCCAGTGTGCTCATCTGA